The window CAGGCAAGGGAGAAACTTTGGTGGCTCTGTTACGTGCTTCACATTCCATGAGAAGGCCCAGCTCGTATACATCTCGAGTCAGGTGGAGGACCAGAGCAAAGAGATAGTACCTACAGAGTTTAACCACAGGGCTGGTAAATAAAATTGGTCcacaaaaaatctaaatgtctGAAAAGTAGTATCAAACAGAACAGACAAAATAATCTGTACCTGAATGATCGCTGGCTCCATTTTTGTTGGTTGAGTTTGGAGATGAGGCCTGTTTTTCCAGCCCACAATATGTTGTCACAAGCAAAGTACATGGCTCTGTTGAGATGGCTAACAGTCAGGCAGAGCCTTAGGACACCATCAGAAAAGTGTATGGCCCTTTTAGCAGCCTCCAATGCCTCCACAGAATTTCCCAGACGGAGCACTGTGACACAACAATACACAAGAATCACTATGGTGCTGGTGTTTTGAAGATAACTTACAGTGGTTGCATCACTTACACTTTCTTGTAAGGCTCATGTGCGCCTCCATCTGACTAACGGTTTTTCGGAGTTCAGCCCCTGACCCACTTTTCTGCAGAGTGTAGCCCAGCAGGATGCAGGCATACTGAGCAGCCCTATAGATGCAAAACAATCTGTCATTAGGCTCATCAGAGTGCTGTATCATCGGAAAATGGCTGCCCTGTAAAAATGCTAAAGTATAAATCAGCCAGTATAAACGATACTCTCAGATTTAAAAGATCTATGTAAAGTACTTTCATTTTTAGTATAGGTTTAGCTTGATTACCGAATTTGATTTGAAGTTTCTGTACTTCTACCCCATCTGCTAGTGGTAtcattttttataataattacaTCAACACCAAATATTGTTATTTTGACAGAGAAAGATATTTAGTCCTTTTTAAGGTTTGGGATGCAGTAAGACAAGAAGGATGACTGGTCAACTTCAAAAACAGAACTGAATTAGGCATTATTCTAGTTTTAGAGTGTACTATAGTACTATAGGTTATAGTGTTAAGACGTGCAACCTACAGTTAATATT is drawn from Betta splendens chromosome 11, fBetSpl5.4, whole genome shotgun sequence and contains these coding sequences:
- the pex11b gene encoding peroxisomal membrane protein 11B isoform X1, yielding MDSWVRFNSQSQAKEKVIRAAQYACILLGYTLQKSGSGAELRKTVSQMEAHMSLTRKLLRLGNSVEALEAAKRAIHFSDGVLRLCLTVSHLNRAMYFACDNILWAGKTGLISKLNQQKWSQRSFRYYLFALVLHLTRDVYELGLLMECEARNRATKVSPLPVDQVYAPSSSPSPAVPNLVIPEQFRRQLHLLLTVLYNNPPLLLDLLKNSCDIFIPLDRLGIYSTGSGFVGACGLTSSVLSILTMIHPWLKLKP
- the pex11b gene encoding peroxisomal membrane protein 11B isoform X2 translates to MEAHMSLTRKLLRLGNSVEALEAAKRAIHFSDGVLRLCLTVSHLNRAMYFACDNILWAGKTGLISKLNQQKWSQRSFRYYLFALVLHLTRDVYELGLLMECEARNRATKVSPLPVDQVYAPSSSPSPAVPNLVIPEQFRRQLHLLLTVLYNNPPLLLDLLKNSCDIFIPLDRLGIYSTGSGFVGACGLTSSVLSILTMIHPWLKLKP